In a single window of the Micromonospora inositola genome:
- a CDS encoding CGNR zinc finger domain-containing protein produces MSAVPPLEPALRLAVALLHSYWVLQDPVDQLTITRLHAAGRELGLAEVTGTLTEADLPRLRELREGLYRVFAAPDPAARIATLNEVLAEVSDGTAVETAPDGTLRLTPLPHACPVGPFAAEVTGALARAAVAGGTDRFGVCAADPCRAPYLDRTRAGRQRFCCELCNNRAAAAAYRSRTRRS; encoded by the coding sequence ATGAGCGCCGTGCCGCCCCTGGAGCCCGCGCTGCGGCTGGCCGTCGCGCTGCTGCACAGCTACTGGGTGCTCCAGGATCCGGTCGACCAACTCACCATCACCCGGCTCCACGCCGCCGGCCGCGAGCTGGGGCTGGCCGAGGTCACCGGAACCCTCACCGAGGCCGACCTGCCCCGGCTGCGGGAGCTGCGCGAGGGGCTCTACCGGGTCTTCGCCGCGCCCGACCCGGCCGCCCGGATCGCCACCCTCAACGAGGTGCTGGCCGAGGTCAGCGACGGCACGGCGGTCGAGACGGCGCCCGACGGCACGCTGCGGCTGACGCCGCTGCCGCACGCCTGCCCGGTCGGACCGTTCGCCGCCGAGGTCACCGGGGCGCTCGCCCGGGCCGCGGTGGCCGGTGGCACCGACCGGTTCGGGGTCTGCGCGGCCGATCCGTGCCGGGCCCCCTACCTCGACCGGACCCGGGCCGGACGGCAACGCTTCTGCTGCGAGCTGTGCAACAACCGGGCCGCCGCGGCGGCGTACCGGAGCCGGACCCGACGGTCCTGA
- a CDS encoding alpha/beta hydrolase family protein: MRRLPALLSTALLLVTGALAGAGGARAEVPAGPASTRRDAVLVRDIEIPVPGQPAVRAYLVRPAHPGRPDRLAGVLALHWFEPGRANQDRTEFLAEATALAGRGVVSVLPQLSFPWAADPVGDARDRAAVSAQLDAVGQAWRRLLAEPGVDPARTAVVGHDYGAMYAADLAAREPGVRTAVLLAPDATWANWFDLYWLQLPAGERAAYRAVFAGLDPVDVVGRLGAGAYLQFAAEDRFVGPATRAAFAAAAPEARVSLYPGEEHDLGGTRVRDDRVAWLADRLALAG; encoded by the coding sequence GTGCGACGTCTGCCCGCACTGCTGTCCACGGCACTGCTCCTGGTGACCGGCGCGCTCGCCGGCGCGGGCGGGGCACGCGCCGAGGTGCCCGCCGGCCCCGCGTCGACCCGCCGGGACGCGGTCCTGGTCCGGGACATCGAGATCCCGGTGCCGGGGCAGCCGGCCGTCCGGGCGTACCTGGTCCGGCCGGCGCACCCCGGCCGGCCGGACCGGCTCGCCGGCGTGCTGGCCCTGCACTGGTTCGAGCCGGGGCGAGCCAACCAGGACCGCACCGAGTTCCTGGCCGAGGCGACCGCCCTCGCGGGGCGCGGGGTGGTCTCGGTGCTGCCCCAGCTGAGCTTCCCGTGGGCCGCCGACCCGGTCGGCGACGCCCGGGACCGGGCCGCGGTGAGCGCCCAGCTCGACGCCGTCGGACAGGCCTGGCGCCGGCTGCTCGCCGAGCCCGGCGTGGACCCGGCCCGCACCGCGGTGGTCGGACACGACTACGGCGCCATGTACGCCGCCGACCTCGCCGCCCGGGAGCCGGGCGTCCGGACCGCGGTGCTGCTCGCGCCGGACGCCACCTGGGCCAACTGGTTCGACCTCTACTGGCTGCAGCTGCCGGCAGGGGAGCGGGCCGCCTACCGGGCGGTCTTCGCCGGGCTCGACCCGGTGGACGTGGTGGGGCGGCTGGGCGCCGGGGCGTACCTCCAGTTCGCGGCCGAGGACCGGTTCGTCGGGCCGGCCACCCGGGCGGCCTTCGCCGCCGCCGCGCCCGAGGCCCGGGTGTCGCTCTACCCCGGCGAGGAGCACGACCTGGGCGGTACGCGGGTCCGCGACGACCGGGTCGCCTGGCTCGCCGACCGCCTCGCGCTGGCCGGCTGA